A single genomic interval of Methyloceanibacter caenitepidi harbors:
- a CDS encoding N-acetylmuramoyl-L-alanine amidase yields MRHLAGRALALLLALPVGTLAFATATLPARAERGAVAQDARLAGDRERTRFIADLSKKVDVNVFALGNPYRVIVDAADVSFQMPDGIGNEKRGLVTAFRYGLFAPGKSRIVLDISGPFLIDRSFVLGARDDQPARLVIDLVPTDEKTFLARQQEQRSKAAESEPSPMPLAMAPSSDEKPVVVLDPGHGGVDPGAKSANGVQEKDVVLAFAKRLRKKLEATDRYHVYMTRDDDTFLPLKERVKYAREKGAGLFISLHADYFSAEIEDVRGATVFTLSEEASDEEARALAAKENLSDAIAGVELPKDSDEVVTNILIDLAQRETNNRSVVMARSIVGELAAKGRLHTKQLRSAGFRVLKAPDVPSVLLELGFLSNEEDEKQLTSEVWHERMAGAISDAVDNYFKKRLARAPF; encoded by the coding sequence ATGCGACATTTGGCGGGGAGAGCATTGGCGTTGCTTCTGGCGCTCCCCGTCGGAACCCTTGCGTTCGCGACCGCCACTCTACCTGCAAGGGCCGAACGCGGAGCGGTCGCGCAGGACGCGCGCCTGGCCGGAGATCGCGAGCGCACCCGCTTCATTGCCGATCTGTCCAAGAAAGTCGATGTGAACGTGTTCGCCCTCGGCAATCCCTACCGGGTCATTGTCGACGCCGCGGATGTCAGTTTTCAGATGCCGGACGGAATAGGCAACGAGAAGCGCGGGCTCGTCACGGCCTTTCGCTATGGGCTCTTCGCACCCGGCAAGTCGCGCATCGTCTTGGACATCAGCGGTCCGTTTCTGATCGATCGTTCCTTCGTGCTCGGGGCGCGCGACGATCAGCCGGCACGGCTCGTGATCGACCTCGTGCCGACGGACGAGAAAACCTTCCTGGCAAGACAGCAGGAGCAGCGCAGCAAGGCAGCAGAGTCTGAACCAAGTCCCATGCCGCTGGCGATGGCGCCGTCAAGCGATGAAAAGCCCGTCGTGGTCCTGGATCCCGGTCACGGCGGTGTTGACCCGGGCGCCAAGAGCGCCAACGGCGTTCAGGAGAAGGACGTGGTTCTGGCGTTCGCCAAGCGGCTGCGAAAGAAGCTGGAAGCCACCGATCGCTATCACGTGTACATGACACGGGATGACGACACGTTCCTGCCGCTGAAGGAGCGGGTCAAATACGCCCGGGAGAAGGGCGCCGGCTTGTTCATTTCGCTCCACGCCGACTATTTTTCGGCGGAGATCGAAGACGTGCGCGGCGCCACGGTCTTCACGCTCTCCGAGGAAGCAAGCGACGAAGAGGCGAGGGCCTTAGCCGCCAAGGAGAACCTTTCGGACGCGATTGCCGGTGTGGAGCTGCCGAAGGACTCCGACGAGGTCGTCACGAATATCCTGATCGATTTGGCCCAGCGCGAGACCAACAACCGCTCGGTGGTGATGGCCCGGTCCATTGTGGGGGAACTGGCCGCGAAGGGCCGGCTCCATACCAAGCAGCTGCGCTCTGCAGGCTTCCGGGTCCTGAAGGCGCCGGACGTCCCGTCGGTCCTCTTGGAACTCGGATTCCTGTCGAACGAGGAGGACGAGAAACAGCTCACCTCGGAGGTCTGGCACGAGCGCATGGCGGGAGCCATCAGCGACGCCGTCGACAATTATTTCAAGAAACGTCTCGCCCGAGCCCCGTTCTAG